GTCCGGTGCCTCGAACTCGGTGGCCTCGTCTTCCAAGTAATGTTCGAGAATTCCGTTGACGTTACTCGGCACGGCGTCACTGTAGGATGACTGGAGCGCAGCGTTGATAATGTCGGTCGGGTCGTCGGTGACCTCGTAGATGTACTTACGTCCGCCCTTCCGGCCGAGGTTGCGTTCCGCAGAGCGGACCAGCCCCTGCATCGAGAGCTGGTCGAGAAACTCGTAAATCTTGCGCTCGGATTTCACGCGGCGACCGCTCGACTCCGCAATCGAGGAGTAGAGGTTATAGATTCGCTTCGTCGACGCCTCGTGTTTCGGTTCGATGAGTGCAAGCGTCGTCGCAAGGTACGTCAGCGCCTGCTGTGAACTCAGGTCATGTTCGAAGTAATCGAGGAGTTCGTCGGTCTCGATAGTGTCCGTCGCCCGGCGGGTGTGTGCTTCCGTCACGCCATCTGCACCCTCCATTCGTGCGTACTCCCCGGCCTTTTCGAGGATGCGGAGCCCCTGCCGAACGTCACCGCGCTCTTGTGCCGAGAAGGCCGCCGCCAGTGGGACGACATCTTCGCCGAGCACGTCCTCCCGGAACGCGATGTCGGCGTAGTAGCCCAGAATATCCCGAAGTTCAGTTGCGTCGTACGGGCCGAACTTGATTTCTCGCTCTCCTAACGTCGATTTCACCTTGGGTTCCAGCACGTCAACGAACTTGAGGTCGTTTGAGATTCCAATGAGCCCGACCTTCGCATCGGTGATCGGCGTGTTCTCGTTCGCTTCAGCTCGGGGCAGTTCATAGAGGAAGTCGTTCCGTGCGTCCGCGGGAATGTTGTCGATCTCGTCCAGAATAATAAGAACGTTCCCACCGACAGCCTCGATCTCTTCGTAGAGGAACTCAAAGACGCTATCAGTGCTGTAGCCGCTTTCAGGAAGCTGGTTTTCGGGCTCTCGGAACTCGTTGACAAGGGTGTTGACCAACGCATACGCCGACCGGTAGTTCCGACAGTTTATCGGGCCGACAACGGTGAGCGGGATATCCTCGGCCTCGGCTTTCTCTTCGAGTTTATCGCGAACCCACTTCGTGACAGCAGTCTTGCCGACGCCCGTGGGACCGTAGACGAAGACGTTGTTGGGGTCGTGACCGACGATAACATCCTGAAGCGCGTTGATGTAGAACTCGATCTCCTCGTCACGGTGAAAGATCGTATCCGGCGTGAACGTGTCTTTTTTTAGCGGTTGCTTTCGTTCGAAAATCGCGTCAGTCCCATCGAACGGGTTCTCGTTCACGTCGACCATCGTAACCCACTTTTTGAGTGACTATATATAAAACCAGTGACCATCGTTCAAGTGTTTCAAGTGTTTCTACGTCGAGTAGTCACACACCACCCTGCAAGTGTTTCTTCGGCCACCCTCGAAAACAGTGACAAGCAGTATGCTCTGTCGACTCTTGATCTAACACACTTGAGTCCTGCGATTCTATATCCTCTGCGTTCTAGACTAGAACTAGGTCTAGTACTATTTTTTATATCTTATGGTTTAGGAAATAATATCTGGTTAGCTAAAAATAGCCCTGATGACTTTATTGATGCTATAACAC
The Haloarcula sp. CBA1129 genome window above contains:
- a CDS encoding Cdc6/Cdc18 family protein, translated to MVDVNENPFDGTDAIFERKQPLKKDTFTPDTIFHRDEEIEFYINALQDVIVGHDPNNVFVYGPTGVGKTAVTKWVRDKLEEKAEAEDIPLTVVGPINCRNYRSAYALVNTLVNEFREPENQLPESGYSTDSVFEFLYEEIEAVGGNVLIILDEIDNIPADARNDFLYELPRAEANENTPITDAKVGLIGISNDLKFVDVLEPKVKSTLGEREIKFGPYDATELRDILGYYADIAFREDVLGEDVVPLAAAFSAQERGDVRQGLRILEKAGEYARMEGADGVTEAHTRRATDTIETDELLDYFEHDLSSQQALTYLATTLALIEPKHEASTKRIYNLYSSIAESSGRRVKSERKIYEFLDQLSMQGLVRSAERNLGRKGGRKYIYEVTDDPTDIINAALQSSYSDAVPSNVNGILEHYLEDEATEFEAPDTTDDEQQNLWQFT